ggtgagtgaggacccaaaagcgatataacggaaacagagtcttttaatgtccaaacagggaaaacacaaatcctctagtttaacaggagagtcccccttctagttgttgaggagagttgcaggactagcggcaacagactgcaggtcccttcgggtaggcacgggccgtagaggatagagacacctgttcacacgtagtatctgatgacgagacagaatacaactggacggaacaaaagcaaagctaacagcaaacaagaatccgacaaggacagaagcagaaacagagagagaaatagagacttaatcagagggcaaaataggggacaggtgtgaaagagtaaacgaggtcgttaggagaatgaggaacagctgggagcaggaacggaacgatagagagagagaggaatagagagagagaaagaaacctaataagaccagcagggggaaacgaagagaagagaaagcacagggacaagacatgacaatataataCATGACAGCGAGTGCTTAGCTCCACaccgtttatttttatcctgaaaaactccccagtccttaatgattacaatcatacccataacatgatgcagccaccactatgcttgaaaatatggagagttgtactcagtaatgtggattattggatttgccccaaacatgacACGGTTTTTGCTATCGTGCTCGACTGTGACTAGAATGATGTTGTATACGACAGCCAACTTTCCGGGACATAAACATGTcttatattggcagaaagcttaaattattgttaatctaaccaCAGTGTCCAATTAACAGCAGCTATTAGagtgaaaaaataccatgctattgtttgaggagagtccacaacaacaaaacactttcaTCACGGGAattggtttgatacattcacctctggacgtaaataatgtacttacattcagtgaTCTAGCTCTGAtgtgtcatcctgagggtcccagagataaaatatagaatagttttgtttgataaaatccagtTTTATGTTCGACAGTTTCACCccactgctgtctctggctccactcCCACCCCATCCGGCCATCTAGATCTGTGAATgtgtataagctaatgatccCATCATGTACGACATTTCTGGGGAAAAAATGTAAACTTACAGTTGTTATTACCATATAATTGTTCTATgatctctatagttatgtacttgaaaatgtatcaatggcACATTGAAATGGCACATTCGGTCAAACTCCTGACAtacttgatacaaaatattgtgcagtaatgtaattcttcactggatcagtctgaaactttgcacacacacaacTGCCATCTGGTGGCCAAAATCCAAATAACAGCTAGACTCCAATCTGAAACTATGGCATTTCAAAGATTATTCATTTTTGAGGGGAAAAAATGTGAAGTTATTATACAGACcaaaacgtataagatctccAAAGCCTGTGTCAACTTCAGACCTTATATCCCAAAACCCCATTATTTCCCCCCTTCATTTCTCCCATAGCAATGGTCAACAAACCAGAGGTAGAAAATGCTGACTCATTTCAGtgttttaggactacaagctggtGAGCTCTATAGGATAGAATATAATATGTAAAGAGCTGATGGTCTCATCATGGACTGTAGGGGGACCTCTAACTTTAATAATGTGAATGTCTCTACAGTCTGAACCACTAATTAGCATGATGTATTCAGATCATCAGGTCCTCCCACTTCACTGACATGTTGAATATGGTGGAACCTGCCGTGGTCTACTGATTGTCATCTATTCATCTATGTGACACTCCTCTTGTTTTATATACATTGATACCAGACTCTTTCCAGCACTCTCACATATAACGTGATCAAACATGTTCACATTGCTCTTCTCTGTTACTGTCTCACTGCTCTGTGCTGCAGGTACAGTTTCATAatgtttcatttatttaaccaggaaagttaagaacaaaattcttatttacaatgaaggacTTCTCTAGTCATAGATATTGATGTTTCCAAGTGTATGTTCACTTCACCTTAGTCTTGATGTATTCAGGTCTAACTGTACCTAACTCTATTGATTTCATTCTCACTGTGTCCTTACAGGTCTTGTTGAGGGGAGTGAAGTCACTCAGACACCCACCATACTCTGGGAACCCAAAGAAAGTGATGCTCTGATGAACTGCAGTCATACTAAGGGATCTGGCTACTTCCAGATGTACTGGTACAGACAGCTTCCAGGAGAGGGAATGAAGCAAGTCGTCTTCATTACTCCCAGTTCTCAACCTGACTATTCAGGGGAATTCAGTAAAGACAAATTCTCAGCCAGAAAGGCTGTAGCTGAGAGTGGATCTTTCACAGTGAAGAAGTTGGAGACAGGAGACAGTGGAATGTACTTCTGTGCTGTGAGTCAACACAGTGATACAGACAACAAGTACAGCTGCACAAAACCCCCAGTATTTCAATAGGATGTAATATAACATGTAAAgagatggtctcatcacatactgtagggggacctctaactctagttcttctaatgtctgatggtctcatcacatactgtagggggacctctaactctagttgttctaatgtctgatggtctcatcacatactgtagggggacCTCTAACTATAGTtcttctaatgtctgatggtctcatcacatactgtaggggacctctaactatagttcttctaatgtctgatggtctcatcacatactgtagggggacCTCTAACTATAGTtcttctaatgtctgatggtctcatcacatactgtaggggacctctaactatagttcttctaatgtctgatggtctcatcacatactgtaggggacctctaactctagttgttctaatgtctgatggtctcatcacatactgtagggggacCTCTAACTATAGTtcttctaatgtctgatggtctcatcacatactgtagggggacctctaactctagttgttctaatgtctgatggtctcatcacatactgtaggggacctctaactctagttcttctactgtctgatggtctcatcacatactgtagggggacctctaactctagttgttctaatgtctgatggtctcatcacatactgtaggggacctctaactctagttcttctactgtctgatggtctcatcacatactgtaggggacctctaactctagttgttctaatgtctgatggtctcatcacatactgtaggggacctctaactctagttgttctaatgtctgatggtctcatcacatactgtagggggacctctaactctagttgttctaatgtctgatggtctcatcacatactgtaggggacctctaactctagttgttctaatgtctgatggtctcatcacatactgtaggggacctctaactctagttgttctaatgtctgatggtctcatcacatactgtaggggacctctaactctagttgttctaatgtctgatggtctcatcacatactgtaggggacctctaactctagttgttctaatgtctgatggtctcatcacatactgtaggggacctctaactctagttgttctaatgtctgatgggttcatcacatactgtaggggacctctaactctagttgttctaatgtctgatggtctcatcacatactgtaggggacctctaactctagttgttctaatgtctgatgggtTCATTGTCATGATCATGTAATCAGTCATGTTCACAGTGAGGTCCTATGAGCAAGCTTTACAGTACAGGCTTCCTGACACTCCCTCTAACACTGTCACTATCCACCACCCTGAAGGAAACATGCTACTACAACAGCCAATCTCCTTTCACCTCAGAGCTTCATCCAGGAGACACTCATATCACATCATCATTGTGTTCCTCAGCAtattcatcatcttcatcattatCTTTTTCTTCATCATGATGTTCAGAGTTCTGATTCACCTGGCAGCTCTACCACTCTGGGTGACAGGTATTAAATCACTTACGATGAGAAGTCTAACGATACTACGAATGTCATCAAACTGAATAAAATATccgttctctacctctctcctctctctctctccttctctcccctcttctctctctccctctcctctctctctctcctctcctttctctctctgtccacagggCAGTTGTTTAGTAGCATGGTTCATCAGAGGCCTGTGGCACTAACAGAAGGTCCTGGAGGAGACGTTCAACTCACCTGCAGCCATACGATCCCTAACTACTACGTGATACTATGGTACAAACAGTCAGCAGGAGACACTGCTATGAAACTCATTGGTTATGCAAATTACAAGTTAATAACCATGGAGAAATCATTTGAAAAGCACTTCAATGTGAGTGGAGATGGTGGGAAAGAGGCTTATCTTCATCTAGTGAGTCTGAGAGGACCTGAACACAGTGCAGTTTATTACTGTGCAGCCAGCCAACACAGTGATGTAGACTTCCTCctgttctctactaaaaccctGTCTGATGGTAATATTAGACCACGGCTCAGAACACCTGCATCTGAGGTTTGACTTGGACTCAGGGCCAATGAATAAACACAGATGGATGATGGCATAAGGTGATATCTGTCCTGGTACAGTATACCAGTATTTACAGTTTAGAGTCACCACTCATTAACATACATTATGCAATGTTACAATGTCAAATTCCATGACTCCATTTCTATCTATATAAAAAGACAAATCCTTTAATGATGTAGATACCGGTATGTTCCACAATACACCTTTAAGTTGAACAGGAGACCTGTAGGTGAACAAGGGATCTGCTTGAATATCAACACAAGTTCTGACGTCAAAGTGATGTCATTTCCTTCCCCTCCGGCAGCTCAGTTCAGCTCCCCTTCTCTATTGacttgttctcctctccccctatgggctctggtctaaaatagtgaactatatagggaatagggtgccatttgggatgctgttaTACATTTGACACTCCCACTAGATGACATGACATCTCTGACTATCTGAAAACCCTTTCTCCTTGTCCATGTGACTCTTCTCTCCAGAACCATCAACATGATCAAGCTTCTCATACATGTAGCAACTCTACCACTATGGGTGACAGGTACTAAATCCCTCATGAAAGATAGATTTACTACTGAAATATATTGCTGTCAATATGCTGAGTAATACTGTATCTTTCATATGGTCTGTTTTCATCCACAGGGCTGTCACAAACAGACAAAGTTCACCAGACTCCTACTGCAATACTAAAAGGACCTGAAGACAAAGTTAATCTCACCTGCAGCCACACTGATTCAAATTACTACACGGTACTGTGGTACCAACAGTCAGCCCAAAACACTGGTCTGAAACTCATTGGGTATGTGAGATACACCAGTCCAACGGTGGAAGATTCCTTTAAAGGGCGTTTTGATGTCAGTGGAGATGCTGCAGCTAATAAAATGGTGTATCTACATTTTCCCAAAGTGACAGAAGCTGAAGACAGTGCAGTGTATTTCTGTGCTGCTAGTGAAGCACAGTGTTTCactataccctctctcctctacaaaaaccctctctgatcctctcataTAATACTGACTATGTCTCtatacacctgcacctgtcttcAACCACTTCAACAACACTTTGCTATGAACCATTAGATATCAGACAGATGGTAATGATGCTGTTATAAGTGGCTAGTTTAGATAGTTTAGCTGCAGCACTTCCTCACTTCTCCACCAAGGAGGCAGTGGTTCTCCACACTGAGCTGTAAAAGGGGCTGCATAGGGTCCCTGGTCAGACGCAGggtactaaatagggaatagggttcgacttgggatgcagagagagaattGATAACTATCCTGATGGAGCTGTCATTTTGATCATTCATGAGCTTGTTTAATCTGTCATAAACAGATATATAAAAGTTATAAAATCCCACAGCAAACAAGCACAAAAACAGACCAATTTACAAATGTACTTTATTATATTCAAAGTTTAGAAAAAAGTGACAAAATCATAAAAAAAAACAGTTGTTTCAATGATTTTAAGGTTACTAACCTCCTAGTCAGAATGTATAAACAGACTAAGATTTAGGACTGTTGAGAATGTGAGCCTATGGTTGTGTGGGGGAAAATGGTTGAGTGTgtattgtgggacgcttgtggaaggctagccaAAACGTTTGACAAAgggtaaacaatttaaaagcaatgctaccaaatactaattgagtgtatgtaaacttctgacctactgggaatgtgatgaaagaaacaaaagctgaaataattaattatctctactattattctgacatttcacattcttaaaataaagtggtgatcataactgacctaagacaaggaatttttactaggattaaatgtcaggaattgtgaaaaactgagtttaaatgtatttggctaatgtgtatgtaaactactgacTTCAACAGTAAATGCCTGGATTATTTTAATTTCGGTGAATCTCTTGGGTTACAGCAACCCCAAGTGTAAAATAGGAAATAATGGTTAactttcagaaagtattgagtTTTTAAGAGGAGTACAACAAGGCTGTCCATTGTCTCCATATCGatttattatggccattgaaaCGCTAGCTATTTAAATTAGATCCAACAAGAACATAAAGGGGTTAGAAAACAAAAGTGGCAGTGTATTATGTATTGGATTGTTAAAAGACAGTTTTTACACTaccttgtagtttaccaataccttagccaaatacatttaaactctgtttttcacaatttattaaacttccgacttcaactgtaaattatTTTGCAGTTTAATAATTTAATCTTTTCAGTCCCATAATTCTGTCATAGATTTTCAATTAGATTTAAGTCAACACTGTAAGCCCAtctggaacattcactgtcttcttgataGTCAActgcagtgtagatttggccttatgttttaggttattgtcctgctgaacggTGAATTGATatcccagtgtctggtagaaagcagactgaaccaggttttcctctaggcttTTGTCTGTTCTTATTTTTTAACTCCCcaatccttaacgattacaaacatacccataacatgatgcagccatcactactgtcacgccttggtcattgtattttgtgtttttgttatatgtttgggtaggccagggtgtgacatgggtttatatgttgtttttcgtattggggtttgtagtatttgggatcgcggctaattaggggtgttgtataggcttggctgcctgaggcgattctcaattggagtcaggtgcttaacgttgtctctgattgggaaccgtatttaggtagcctgagttcgctttgtattttgtgggtgtttgtacctgtctctgtgtagtagtcaccagataggctgtaattagtttcacgtttcgtttgttgttttcgtatttcagttatttcatgtaccgttttcattcattaaagtcatgagtaacctacacgctgcatttcggtctgactctcttcattcaacagaagaACGGCGTTACAACTACACTTGAAAACATGccgagtggtactcagtaatgtgttatataggatttgcccaaaacataacattttgtaaTCAGGACAAAAAGGTCATTGCTTTGCCACGTTGTTTGCAGTATTATTTTAATGCATTGTTGCATTGTctcgccttggtcttagtattttgtgtcttctttattatttgttcaggccagggtgtgacatgggtttatgttgttgtcttattggggtttttgtaggcattgggattgtggttgattaggggtgtgtctagtataggcttggctgcctgaggcggttctcaatcagagtcaggtgatttctcgttgtctctgattggaaaccatatttaggtagccggggtttcactgtgtatttcgtgggtgattgttcctgtctctgtgtagttgttcaccagacacgCTGTATTAGGTTTttacattccgtttgttgtttttgtatttgtatagttatttcatgtatcgcgatcattcattaaagacatgagtaaccaccacgctgcatttcggtccgactctcttttgacaaacgaacgccgttacagaatcacccaccccacacggaccgagtggcgtggttacaggcagcgacagcaggagcagcgaagggaggacgttatggacagcagaagtatgggtatacgacgtgggatgaaatagacaggtgggtggtcgacccagagagagtgccggagcccgcctgggattcgctggagcagtgcgaagagggctataggagaatggagtcgaagagaaagacacggcggcgcagaaagaaacccgaaagtcagccccaaaaatgtattgggggagggctcagggagagagtggcagaggcaggagtcagacctgttaatcgtgaggagcagcaatcaatggacttctggacttgggaggagatattagatggGTGGGTGAATATTTCCTTTAACCATCAATCAACTAACTCCAGATATCAGTGCATCagatctccctctctgctctactAAACCCTGCTTCCTGTCCCACATAGACTCCTCCTGCAGGGTTCATCTCAGGTCTCTGATGGTTTAGATGTTCTCATAAGGAGGCAGCATCCCTCTATAAGATCACTGAGATGAGTTGATGAGAAGCCACCTCTAATTCATGTGGAGTGGtttgtctgtctcattctttcTGTCTCCTTAACAGTGAGTCAACATGATCAGAATTCTTATCTCCATCACCATGGGTTACACAGCCTGGGCTGCAGGTATTCAGATCACTGATTTCATCAACTAATAATATCCTCATTTGATTGGTTTTCATGTTTCAGGTGAATATGTTGCTATATCTGTTGTTTcacctttcactctctctctctctctctctctctctctctctctctctctctctctctctctctctctctctctctctctctctctctctctctctctctctctctctctctctctctctctgtctctgtctctctctctctacaggttcTTCTCTCATTAACCAGGTACACCAGAGTCCTGCATCCCTGTACAAGAAACGGGAAAGTCGGCTAAGATGGAGTGTTCACATAGTATATCAACCTATAATGTCATCCTCTGGTACAAGCTGTCCAACTACAGAGAATTAGTGTATTTAGGATACATGACAGCGAAAACTGCATTTCCTGAGGCTGGATTTGATATAGAAGGAGATGCTAATGCAGGTGGTACCAGCACCTTAACCATCAAACAACTAACTCCAAATAGCAGTGCTGTGTATTATTGTGCTGCTAGTTTACACAGTGCATCagatctccctctctgctctacaAAAACCTCCTCCCTGGTGTACTGTAGACTAATCACACCTGTATTAACGTCACACTGTATCTGACTCTGATTCAATGCCAAAACACTCACCAGCTGGTCTAATAGAAAGGGGAGGTTCCCTCTGATATACAGGAGACCATGATACAGTATGGTATGATATCATGTCTTTCCTGTAGGTGGAGTTACAGCTCAACTAATCCATGTGGACTCACCAGACACAGTACCACAGTAAACTATGGTGTGTAGTAAGGAGTCTGAGAGTTGAAGATCCATGTCCTTTTGAATGTTCATCTGGACTCAGTGTTGAACTAACAATCTTTCATTGTTGGATATTTTTCTTACTGTGAACGTGAATCTCTTGAATATTCTTGATCACAGGTTAGATACAATCTAAAATAATCTATAATTCCATATATTTCCTGAATGACTACAGTAGTTATAacaaacaggtctctctctcctcttctgtaaCAGGTGAACTGCTCTGTTCCAGCTTTCCTCAGTCTCCATCTTCAGTATGAGACTGAACCTGCTCTGATATATCTACCATGATGGGGTATACTAGAGACTGAAGCTGCTCTGATATTTCTACCATGATGGGGTATACTAGAGACTGAAGCTGCTCTGATATTTCTACCATGATGGGTTATACTAGAGACTGAAGCTGCTCATATATATCTACCATGATGGGGTATACTAGAGACTGAAGCTGCTCTGATATATCTACCATGATGGGGTAGACCTAGAGACTGAAGCTGCTCTGATATCCCAGCTAGCAGTAAGGAATCAGCCCAAGTACACCGGCCGTATCCGTCTACTGTAATTCAGTCGACGTTGCCAGTATCTTTCCAGAAACCTCCCCCCCCAGAATCCCCTCCCCCAGAAGCGATGTAACGCAAATTAAAAACAATGTTTCCAAATTTCCCGATTTCGGCATTTTAAATATTACTTTTATACATTTTATAGATACAAATTATAAACATCCACAAAAAATATTGTTTGTTCTTAGGAAGCAACATTTCCGtggtgaatgtgtcagtgtgctCACAGGAGTCACTacagcgtgatgggacaaggatatccccgccggccaaaccctccctaacttggacaacactgagccaattgtgcgtcacctcaTGGGTCCCCTGGTGGCCGCCGGGTCTCAAACCAGCATCTGTAGAAACCTTATGTCTTttagacctctgcaccactcCGGAGGCTCCATCCACAAAGTTCTTAATGCTTATCAATTGTCTTGCAGTAAtatcaaaatactaaaatacaaCACAGGACTTTTAAAGAATTTAATTTAAATTATAATTTtattttttgatcacagaaacaatgagaaaatatggaaaaataaataTTGAAAGGTAAATTATATACAGCAGCCCATGTAATCATCTGTCAGAGAGAAGCTACAATCGGCccgagccccaagtaatacatttgggccagattaCTCACACCGGAATCGTCccgagccccaagtaatacatttgggccagataactctcaCCACAATCGGCCCAAGaaccaagtaatacatttgggccagataactcacaccggaatcgtccctgatctcaatccccgcatcctagccataagtaatactgcCGAAGGCGGCCCAGACTCGGGCCACATGACGTCGGCCGAGTTTAAATCTCGGGCAGAAtcggcccagatccactgtgttagCTGGGATATCTACCATGATGGGGTATACATAAGCATGAATTTCATCAACAAGAAGTACCACATTGCAGATAATAAACTTGATATCTCTAATATTGTATTGCTTTGGGATCATGACAATATGTACTTTTGAGGAAAATAGGACATTTTCTCGACTCATATCCCAACTTTGAGAAGGGATTGTGTGATGGTTAGTTTAGCAACTGCGTGACGCAGCATGACAACATTTTATTAATTGGACGATAATATGCTGGGTGGGGTGTTTTGTATACCAATGAGATCTCCTTTCTCTAATATATTTGGCAATGCTGTTTCAGCTGTTATACTTGTTTAAGATGATGTTTTAAATTGCCTAGGTCATAAATGTCATTGTGCTGCCATATTTCTAGACTTTTCCaaggcattcaacaccattgaaCATTCCCTACTCATTCAAAACCTGTCTGAAATGGGCCTGGACAATAAGTCTTGCAAATGGTTTAAGAACTATctgacagacaggacacaatgtGTACGTTCTGATGGTGTTGAGTCTAGTTTCCTGGATATTAGGTGTACCACAGGGCTCAGCCTTGGGACCGTTTCTCTTTACTCTTCATATTAATAATATTGGTCTTTGTATTAAATCCCTTCATATTAATCTGTATGTAGATGATATGGTTGTTTTCCATAGCACTGATTGTCAATTAGGGCTAGGTGTCCCGGGACAAAgccgacaacatccagtgaaattggagggcgcgcaattcaagtAAATATTTATAATATTAAACATACATGaccatacaagtgtcttatatcatttaaaagcttaacttatTTTTAATCTAACTGCGTTTTCAGATTTCAAAAATAatttatggcgaaagcataccatgcaattgtCTGTTGATTTCCAAAACCCCTTTATTTTCCCCCTTCATTTCTCTCATAGCAATGGTCAACAAACCAGAGGTAGAAAATGCTGACTCATTTCAGTGTTTTAGGACTACCAGCTCCCGAGCTCTATAGGATAGAATATAATATGTAAAGAGCTGATGGTCTCATCATGGACTGTAGGGGGACCTCTAACTTTAATAATGTGAATGTCTCTACAGTCTGAACCACTAATTAGCATGATGTATTCAGATCATCAGTCCCTCCCACTTCACTGACATGTTGAATATGGTGGAACCTGCCGTGGTCTACTGATTGTCATCTATTCATCTATGTGACACTCCTCTTGTTTTATATACATTGATACCAGACTCTTTCCAGCACTCTCACATATAACGTGATCAAACATGTTCACATTTCTCTTCTCTGTTACTGTCTCACTGCTCTGTGCTGCAGGTACAGTTTCATAatgtttcatttatttaaccaggaaagttaagaacaaaattcttatttacaatgaatgaCTTCTCTAGTTATTGATATTGATGTTTCCAAGCATATGTGCCTGGGTCTTGATGTATTCAGGTCTAACTGTACCTAACTCTATTGATTTCATTCTCACTGTGTCCTTACAGGTCTTGTTGAGGGGAGTGAAGTCACTCAGACACCCACCATACTCTGGGAACTCAAAGACAGTGATGCTCAGATGAACTGCAGTCACACTAAGGGATCTAGCTACTACCAGATGTACTGGTACAGACAGCTTCCAGGAGAGGGAATGAAGCAGGTAGTTTACACAAGTACTTATAACATACCAGACTA
Above is a genomic segment from Oncorhynchus gorbuscha isolate QuinsamMale2020 ecotype Even-year linkage group LG10, OgorEven_v1.0, whole genome shotgun sequence containing:
- the LOC124047005 gene encoding uncharacterized protein LOC124047005; translation: MIKLLIHVATLPLWVTGLSQTDKVHQTPTAILKGPEDKVNLTCSHTDSNYYTVLWYQQSAQNTGLKLIGYVRYTSPTVEDSFKGRFDVSGDAAANKMVYLHFPKVTEAEDSAVYFCAASLVEGSEVTQTPTILWEPKESDALMNCSHTKGSGYFQMYWYRQLPGEGMKQVVFITPSSQPDYSGEFSKDKFSARKAVAESGSFTVKKLETGDSGMYFCAVSQHSDTDNKYSCTKPPVFQ